Genomic segment of Brachyspira suanatina:
AAAAAGCACTACAAAAGAAGAGATGTCTGAAATGATGGTCGGAAGAAAGGTATCTTTAGTAGTAGAAAAGACAGAGGCAAAACCTAAAGATATAATATTATCAGTAAAAGATCTCAATGTTAAATCTCCTCATAGTGAAAAAAATATTGTAAAAAATGTTTCTTTCGATGTTCGTGCAGGAGAGATAGTATGTATTGCTGGTATTGACGGAAACGGACAAAGCGAGCTTATATATGCACTTACAGGTTTAATTGAGATGTCAAGCGGAAGCATTCATTTAAATGGCAAAGACATTACTAACCTATCAATAAGAAATAAAACTTTAAGCGGAATAGGACATATTCCGGAAGACAGACATAAACATGGACTTGTACTTGATTATACTCTTGGAGAAAATACAATACTTCAAACTTATTTCACAGAAAGATTTCAAAATAAGGGCTTCTTAAAATTTAAAGAAATAGAAAATTATGCTAATGAACTTATAAAAAGATTTGATATAAGAAGTGCGGAAGGAGCTAAAACTATAGCTAGAAGTATGTCAGGAGGTAATCAGCAGAAGGCTATCATAGCAAGAGAAATAGACAGAAATCCGGATTTACTTATAGCAGTTCAGCCTACAAGAGGATTGGATGTTGGTGCTATAGAATATATACATAAAGAATTAATAAGACAGCGTGATAATGGAAAGGCGGTTTTACTTGTTTCTTTAGAGCTTGATGAGGTTATGAATTTAAGCGACAGAATACTTGTTATATATGAAGGCGAGATTGTAGCTAATGTTAATAATAAAGATTTAACTATTAATGAATTAGGTCTTTACATGGCAGGATCTAAGAGAAGTGCATAAAGTTAATGAAGATATGATATTTTATATAATTGAATTATGAGAAGTAATAAAGATTTTAATGTTTTGAATGATTATTTTGTGAGATATCTTTTTTCTGATAAAGGAAGTGAGTCTATATTATTGGATTTCATCAACTCTATAATGCTTGATTCTGGCATGAAAACTTTTAGATCAGTAGAGATATTAACTCCATTCAATTATAAAGAGAATTACGAAGATAAAGAAACAATTGCCGATGTAAAATGTATTACCCAAAATGGTTCGGTTGTTATAATAGAAATTCAGCTTCAAGGCAATTCAAGATTTCCAGAGAGAATATTATACTATTGGGCTTCTAATTACAGTAAACTTTTAAAACATGGAGAAAAATATGATGCCCTAACTCCAGTAATAAATATTAATCTTCTTAATTTTAATTTAGACGAAAGTAATAATATACATTCCTGTTATATGATTTATGATACAGTTAATCAAAGACTTTTGACAGATCATTTACAGATACATATAATAGAACTTAAAAAATTTCAGTATAATTTATTAAAACCTGATTTAAATTGCTGGTTAAAGTTTTTTACTATGAAAGAGAAAGATAATAAGGAGAAAATTATGTCCGAATTAGTTAAAGAAAAAACAATAATGGAAGAAGTTCAAAGAAAATATAATAATTTCATAAAAGACAGACTTATGATGAATGAATATGATAAAAGACAAGCATATTTATATGGAAATCAAATAATGCTTGAAGAAGAAAGAAGATTAGGAATTGAAGAAGGCATAGAAAGAGGTAAAAAAGAACAGCAAATATCTATAGCTAGAAATTTAAAAAAATCAGGAATAGATATAAAAATAATTAGTGAGAATACAGGTTTGAGCATAGAAGAAATAAAAAATTTGTGAGTGCCTGACATTCGATAGAATGGCAGGGCTTATTAACGAACAAATTTTTTATAAAGGATATAAGAAATAAAAAAATTATGAACCTATTTTAAGTTTACTTAAAATAGCCTAAAAGAGAATAATTTTTTTATAAAGGATAGAAGAAGTAGAAAAACTATAATAAAAAATTTGTGAGTGCCTGACATTCGATAGAATGGCAGGACCTATTAACGAACAAATTTTTTATAAAGGATAGAAGAAATAAAAAATTTGTGAGTGCCTGACATTCGATAGAATGGCAGGGTTTATTACGAATAAATTTTTTATAAAGGATAGAAGAAATAAAAAAATTATGAGCCTATTTTAAGTTTACTTAAAATAGCCTAGAAGCGAATAATTTTTTTATAGATAAATAAAAAATAAAAAATGTGTGAGCAACAGCGAACAAGTTTTTATAAAAAATACTAGATAAAATTATTAATAATGTATTGTTATAAAAGGAG
This window contains:
- a CDS encoding Rpn family recombination-promoting nuclease/putative transposase, yielding MRSNKDFNVLNDYFVRYLFSDKGSESILLDFINSIMLDSGMKTFRSVEILTPFNYKENYEDKETIADVKCITQNGSVVIIEIQLQGNSRFPERILYYWASNYSKLLKHGEKYDALTPVININLLNFNLDESNNIHSCYMIYDTVNQRLLTDHLQIHIIELKKFQYNLLKPDLNCWLKFFTMKEKDNKEKIMSELVKEKTIMEEVQRKYNNFIKDRLMMNEYDKRQAYLYGNQIMLEEERRLGIEEGIERGKKEQQISIARNLKKSGIDIKIISENTGLSIEEIKNL
- a CDS encoding ABC transporter ATP-binding protein, producing the protein MENSEYVVEMLNITKRFKGIVANDNITIQLRRGEIHALLGENGAGKSTLMSVLFGLYKQEEGIIKVNGKEVNIDNPNTANALGIGMVHQHFKLVHNFTALENIMLGVETVKNGILQVDDARKKVMELSKTYGLEIYPDSLISDLTVGMQQRVEILKMLYKDNNILIFDEPTAVLTPSEIEELMKIMKSLTKEGKSILFITHKLNEIKEVADRCSVLRKGKYIGTIDVKSTTKEEMSEMMVGRKVSLVVEKTEAKPKDIILSVKDLNVKSPHSEKNIVKNVSFDVRAGEIVCIAGIDGNGQSELIYALTGLIEMSSGSIHLNGKDITNLSIRNKTLSGIGHIPEDRHKHGLVLDYTLGENTILQTYFTERFQNKGFLKFKEIENYANELIKRFDIRSAEGAKTIARSMSGGNQQKAIIAREIDRNPDLLIAVQPTRGLDVGAIEYIHKELIRQRDNGKAVLLVSLELDEVMNLSDRILVIYEGEIVANVNNKDLTINELGLYMAGSKRSA